A genomic region of Bactrocera dorsalis isolate Fly_Bdor chromosome 3, ASM2337382v1, whole genome shotgun sequence contains the following coding sequences:
- the LOC105230561 gene encoding ceramide-1-phosphate transfer protein, which yields MSAVERFDVERVAKIFQDCLHENDDVLLDSYLEAYEEINKFFHLMGSVFGFVSSDVRSKIDILCEYRRKESTGERFLTIKTMITYEKEEELLKDNSYVSGSRTLLRLHRGLEFIYEFLKRLSELNECDKTHSCCKSAYNDTLAKHHPWVVRKGAVVAMYALPTQGELLKRVCINVSRAIEVLPEMLQHTKSVYDRIELLYTAHDLHDLP from the exons atgTCTGCTGTTGAACGTTTTGATGTAGAAAGAGTAGCAAAAATATTTCAGGATTGTTTGCATGAAAACGATGATGTGTTGTTGGATTCATATTTAGAGGCATATGAAGAAATCAATAA ATTTTTCCATTTAATGGGTTCTGTATTCGGATTTGTTAGTAGTGATGTGCGTAGTAAAATCGATATACTTTGTGAATACAGGCGAAAGGAATCAACTGGTGAACGTTTCCTGACAATTAAAACAATGATAACCTATGAAAAGGAAGAGGAACTTCTTAAGGATAACAGTTACGTTTCAGGGTCGAGGACACTACTGCGACTACATAGGGGCTTGG aATTCATATACGAATTTCTAAAACGGTTGTCTGAATTAAATGAATGTGATAAAACACATTCTTGCTGCAAGAGTGCATATAATGATACGTTAGCTAAACATCATCCTTGGGtggtacgaaaaggagctgtggTTGCTATGTATGCGCTACCAACCCAGGGAGAATTGCTGAAACGTGTTTGTATAAATGTGTCACGCGCGATAGAGGTGCTCCCTGAAATGCTGCAACATACTAAATCGGTATACGATCGCATTGAACTGCTTTATACTGCTCATGATTTGCATGATTTACCCTAA
- the LOC105230562 gene encoding UNC93-like protein MFSD11: MDSKLMNILFMSLAFFTIFFAFQTTASLQKKILRTEHQKEHSFENSAFTSLGIYYFVFAATCWFVPPLVAVVGPRWSLVIGTITYLLFIVHFYHPFEWLLYSLNITLGVGSAIIYITQGNYIARNSDDSSVTRNSGIFLTFQQASYMISAILLYFKYANVEEIEDMDRYIIMSVLTFICIIGLVMLFFLRLPQSNQSIDKETHNSCSAVFVTIRDNIMLLLERDMLLLVVLFFYTGLVQAFYNGVYGPAMSFTQNLNMQPDELSFTGYILKGCGGFLGSLFFAILGDMTIRWGRDVFMYLAGVFHLFTFIIIYLNIPNESSFGENQAASIIDPPNFYLAIACSFLYGLGAAFYTVHIYSMLAGAFVAESTAGFGIYKFFQCLGCALAYLYSKYASLYIQMGILIVLLIAAVVCFAIVERSVRAKQPAEQP; encoded by the exons ATGGAttcaaaattaatgaatattttgtttatgaGCTTGgcgttttttacaattttcttcgCATTTCAAACAACTGCCAGTCTTCAG aaaaaaattctaCGCACAGAGCATCAAAAAGAGCATAGTTTCGAAAACAGCGCTTTTACCAGCTTGGGAatatattatttcgtttttgcGGCTACTTGTTGGTTCGTACCACCCCTCGTTGCAGTAGTCGGTCCACGATGGTCACTGGTTATTGGAACCATAACCTATTT ACTATTTATCGTGCATTTCTACCATCCCTTCGAATGGCTGCTGTATTCGTTAAATATAACCCTAGGAGTTGGTTCtgcaattatatatattacacaGGGTAATTATATTGCAAGAAATAGTGACGATAGCAGCGTTACGAGGAATTCGGGAATATTCCTTACGTTTCAACAAGCAAGCTACATGATATCGGCCATCTTGTTATATTTCAAGTATGCCAATGTTGAAGAAATCGAAGATATGGACCGTTACATAATTATGTCGGTATTaacatttatttgcataattgGTCTGGTAATGCTGTTCTTCTTGAGATTGCCGCAAAGCAACCAATCCATAGACAAGGAAACACATAACAGTTGTTCCGCTGTATTTGTAACCATTCGGGATAACATTATGCTTCTGCTCGAAAGAGATATGCTACTGCTGGTAGTTCTCTTCTTTTACACAG GATTGGTACAAGCGTTCTATAACGGAGTTTATGGCCCTGCCATGTCGTTTacgcaaaatttaaatatgcaacCGGATGAACTGTCCTTTACTGGTTACATATTGAAAGGTTGTGGAGGATTTTTGGGATCACTGTTCTTTGCTATTCTGGGCGATATGACCATTCGTTGGGGTCGtgatgtatttatgtatttagcaGGCGTATTCCATTTATTTACATTCATAATCATCTATCTCAATATCCCCAATGAATCGTCCTTTGGCGAAAACCAAGCGGCATCCATCATTGACCCgcctaatttttatttggcaataGCTTGCAGTTTTCTCTATGGTTTGGGAGCAGCGTTTTACACCGTTCATATTTACAGTATGCTGGCTGGTGCTTTTGTTGCCGAATCGACCGCCGGATTCGGAATTTACAAATTCTTTCAG TGTCTTGGGTGTGCACTGGCTTATCTATATTCGAAATATGCCAGTTTATACATCCAAATGGGAATACTCATCGTGCTTCTGATAGCGGCAGTCGTCTGTTTCGCAATTGTTGAACGATCTGTCAGAGCTAAGCAACCGGCTGAACAGCCCTAA
- the LOC125777421 gene encoding lachesin-like has product MSLLSRKQRSTANFMANTMSSSFTFIVAIVVCLLALLAGSAQAQRTPTISYITQEQIKDIGGTVEFDCSVQYASDYQVLWSKTDADPVFLSTASTLVIKDSRFSLRYDPNSSTYKLQIKDIQETDAGTYTCQVVISVVHKVSANVKLSVRRPPVISDNSTQSIVASEGSEVQMECYASGYPTPSITWRRENNAILPTGKLIALRKLCIIFQDNKRLSFHIQALVFFIVKTVLENFLSNNKY; this is encoded by the coding sequence ATGAGCCTGTTGTCAAGAAAACAGCGATCGACAGCCAACTTCATGGCCAACACTATGTCCTCATCGTTCACCTTCATAGTCGCCATTGTGGTATGCTTATTGGCGCTACTGGCAGGCAGTGCGCAAGCGCAGCGTACTCCAACAATTTCGTACATCACACAAGAACAAATTAAGGATATCGGTGGCACGGTCGAATTCGATTGCTCGGTACAGTACGCGAGTGACTATCAAGTACTGTGGTCAAAGACGGATGCCGATCCCGTCTTCTTGTCGACCGCCTCAACGTTGGTGATTAAAGATTCACGATTTTCTCTACGTTATGATCCCAATTCCTCCACATATAAACTGCAAATCAAGGACATCCAGGAGACTGATGCAGGCACATACACCTGTCAAGTGGTAATTTCCGTCGTACATAAAGTCAGTGCCAATGTGAAGCTTTCCGTTCGTCGTCCACCCGTCATCTCCGACAATTCAACACAATCGATAGTGGCGAGCGAAGGCAGTGAAGTGCAGATGGAATGCTATGCCAGCGGGTATCCGACGCCATCAATTACTTGGCGTCGTGAGAACAATGCCATTCTACCAACAGGTAAGCTCATTGCTTTGAGaaaattatgtataatttttcaGGATAACAAGAGACTTTCGTTCCACATTCAAGCACTCGtgttttttatagttaaaactGTACtagaaaattttctttccaataaCAAGTACTAA